The following is a genomic window from Salinibacterium sp. UTAS2018.
GGATCGCGATGCCGTGCCCGGCGGCCACGACGGCTTCGACGATGCTGTTGTCGGTGAGGCGTTGCGCCACTTTGGCTGGTGCGCCATTGGCGGCTTCGATGCGGCGCAGGATGCGGTCGAATGGCAGCCCCTGGGGCACGCCGATCCAGGTCTCGTCGATGAGATCGGCGGGGGTGAGGGCCGCTTTGCGACCGAGAGGGTGGTCCTCCGGCAGGGCAACATCGAGCGATTCCCGCATGAGGGGAACTACGGCAAGACCGCGCTCCGTCCAGGCGGGGAGAACGTGCGGAGAATCCGAGACCACAATGTCAAAATCAGCCGTGAGGTTGGCGACGTCTTCGAGCACCGAATCTTGGTCGTGACAGCTGAGCGTCAGCCCGGCCAAGCGGTTCACCGAATGAAAAAGCCCTGGCAGCAGCATCTCGCCACCGGTGGGGAAAATGGTCATGGTGACGTCACCGCGCGGAGACTCACGAAAGTCGTTCCACAGCGCTTCGGCCTTCTCGATTGCGGTGGCGACATCGGTCGCGGTCT
Proteins encoded in this region:
- a CDS encoding LysR family transcriptional regulator, with amino-acid sequence MEIRRLELLRELADRGSITAVAKATMRTPSAVSQQLKILEREAGIPLTERVGRGIVLTSAGRALAQTATDVATAIEKAEALWNDFRESPRGDVTMTIFPTGGEMLLPGLFHSVNRLAGLTLSCHDQDSVLEDVANLTADFDIVVSDSPHVLPAWTERGLAVVPLMRESLDVALPEDHPLGRKAALTPADLIDETWIGVPQGLPFDRILRRIEAANGAPAKVAQRLTDNSIVEAVVAAGHGIAILPRFTTRDRENGLVTRPLKGVPSSRLISALLRPDRAERPSVRAVVKALVDEAQRFEREHTA